The Electrophorus electricus isolate fEleEle1 chromosome 19, fEleEle1.pri, whole genome shotgun sequence genome has a segment encoding these proteins:
- the si:dkey-185m8.2 gene encoding trichohyalin has protein sequence MPHGNPLLPELCLVLLGRKGTGKSSVGNTLLGLAGVFESGKPTEECVKRQADIAGHRVTVVDTPGWEWYYSGNGTPGWVRRETMRSVSLCPPGPHALLLVVRSCASVTGDYYQQIEEHLELLGKMVWDYTMVLFTRGDELGSIPIEQKIQNGGQSFQKLLERCGKRFHVLENKRRGDDGTQVKELLKKIEVMVKKRGGGHYESAPLLLGLEAEGKRRARERRKKQRLMEAQTQRGIIKVVLTADILQAEDLDEKHLCSRGSRRLPELRLILLGERETGKSSAGNTILGGAVHFQIGQATEECSRKQAEVSGRLVTVVDVPGWEGGPEGITPERVRREVRVSVTLCPPGPHALLLTLRVDALVRATAVKEHLELLGEDVWKYTILLFTRGDQLREGVTIEQHIQGGGRDLHWLLEKCGNRYHVISSLCLEGKRSTVQVTGLLETIEKMVAGNQCEAFSPLMQEIEELGKQKNERFNLKLKEVNEKLQRQEMELKRMREREVKSIRGFFDRRRDKGRSAEKASAEKEETTDREDDRRSITSELEERMTWLTEDKEREIHELGLENNRVIAALKQVYREKDELVMQLEEKERESEELREKVDELQVKVLELERVSMLKEHERKEREDELVTRHENAGKEIIMLKEKLDHKEKEGEELKRKLDETQEKMADSNLKYEEELLQGKQATERQLAERKVFEQRLDEKQKEMDEFKLRADNKEKEQNERWKEMNESREREKNKLREIVELMTKEMEELQAAYQEQVKTLEAERQMHENTVGKNYELMEKLVGKDAEIVAMEHRQKEQEMHINAETQKIVEEKDVEIAALTKRHMESEQEIEALKQAIDAKQRSMENIKNDSQAKIVEFSSRVQLLEDESKEMEEFLKRENVILKEEMDIMKNLHEVNTRKKEDETRHMLEVKENLINQLQQENEDKEILIKDLEKQLRERKIRENNLQNQNAGLVQELEELRIKCEEYKRDSQDERARNQSKEKEIKDVLNQYEEMGKVKDALSQKHIEEKEKEICLLKQTNNMLQTELEVMKERGKEIEKNTEKITKYYEGRLLERIGEMDDKDAEREQALHSREQELSEREQVWRQTVQELEICKKDLEKREDEMNEKKQLLSEEKQELDKRECEVRDKEHKLEYQFKSNQSCREDLEKREMELFNLQQKSEQQIKRMYEELEAAEKSLSEKQENEIQNIRQQLDEREKEQQKIEEELVMKELNVKEQVNHLESHRQNLDIQEIELSKREQHLIDSEQMYESKKQELSKAMQELEKKTQNNDRWQADLTNKENNFIQRLDEFHKKEQDFLQREHDLVLKTQELMDKNQTWEQELQSTQQKHAASSNQCEKELEAVRQALEIREQELINTQNELQNRKQELADKEKHLDEKEHQITWNYEKCEAAEKILENKQKAQRDLLEKQEKEIENIRQQVEEREKELKKMEEDLVRKQLNFRQEVKDFENHKENLEMREIELSKRQQKLMDLEQIYENQAQELSKAVQELEKNTQHNDKWQAELTNKEYDLIQRMNEFQNKEQEFLQRKHDLEFITQELTVKNLENEPHQQQFLGKQQNQAARKWEIDLEGVKQALVVREQEVAKKEDEFQKREQYLRSAEISLKKREEIVQKREGEVQIDKQQLDSMLYDFKRKQEEIEEMKCSSEAKQHQLGHLEKGLVDREEKIASKEQDLKNRYKELDVKEHSMENYELGLESRENTVKQRELELYELKKELESKKNNLENLRNEMDNKKCELNNEKVHLKLKTEELEKWEKYLYNSELKIINHNPNSDFQPWDKTTASYGNLARVTESQKMNWEVGVDFRTSERDTSENNGEVSSNTAEWADYKSVEMSSQTKKHIFENIRLAGTHISKGALETKTEEETNQANWLVQETEEEGEEFFEPASSDYLLTQGLPCMVSELRVVLLGESWSLRQSAKHTVLGQDAESGTPWKGSVCDRSLMVVEPHGIKWRSSRDINVSFQKELLQNVSLCTPGPHAFVILIPAYLSFTAQYRVSVERTMAMLGEAVWRYTIVLFTWGEALGESGQQHIKRNGDLEWLVKKCGGRYHVLDNRHREAHMIELLEKVDKIVAGNHGDYYHTQSY, from the exons ATGCCTCATGGCAACCCACTTCTGCCAGAGCTGTGTCTTGTTCTCCTAGGCCGCAAAGGTACCGGGAAGAGTTCTGTGGGAAACACTCTTCTTGGCCTTGCTGGGGTATTTGAGAGTGGCAAACccacagaggagtgtgtgaaaaGACAGGCAGACATAGCAGGTCATCGTGTTACAGTAGTGGACACGCCAGGATGGGAGTGGTACTACTCAGGCAATGGTACTCCTGGCTGGGTGAGAAGAGAAACAATGAGAAGTGTGTCACTCTGTCCACCTGGACCCCACGCTTTGCTTCTTGTGGTACGGTCCTGTGCCTCAGTGACAGGGGACTACTATCAGCAGATTGAAGAGCACTTGGAGCTTTTGGGCAAAATGGTGTGGGACTACACAATGGTGCTGTTCACACGCGGAGATGAATTAGGCTCCATTCCCATagaacagaaaatacaaaatgGTGGACAGTCTTTCCAGAAGCTTCTAGAAAGGTGTGGAAAGAGGTTCCATGTCCTAGAGAACAAACGCCGTGGCGATGATGGAACTCAGGTGAAAGAACTGTTGAAGAAGATAGAGGTGATGGTaaagaagagagggggaggacaTTACGAGTCAGCTCCATTACTGCTAGGGCTGGAGGCTGAAGGGAAaaggagagccagagagagaagaaagaaacaaagactaATGGAGGCTCAAACACAAAGAGGGATTATAAAAGTTGTGCTAACAG CTGATATTTTACAAGCTGAAGACCTGGATGAAAAGCATCTGTGCTCCAGGGGCTCACGCCGACTCCCAGAACTACGACTCATCctcctgggagaaagagagactgggAAAAGCTCAGCTGGGAACACTATCCTCGGAGGAGCTGTGCATTTTCAAATAGGACAGGCCACAGAGGAATGTTCAAGGAAGCAGGCGGAAGTTTCTGGACGACTGGTCACAGTGGTAGATGTGCCTGGATGGGAAGGAGGCCCTGAGGGTATCACcccagagagagtgaggcgggaagttagggttagtgtgacACTCTGTCCTCCTGGTCCCCATGCCCTTCTACTGACTCTGAGGGTAGATGCCCTGGTCAGAGCTACTGCTGTGAAAGAGCATTTGGAGTTACTTGGTGAAGATGTATGGAAGTATACCATACTTCTTTTCACAAGGGGTGACCAGCTGAGAGAGGGGGTTACTATTGAGCAGCACATCCaaggaggaggcagagatcTTCACTGGCTGTTGGAGAAATGTGGAAACAGATACCATGTGATCAGCAGCCTCTGTTTGGAAGGTAAGAGGTCCACTGTGCAGGTAACTGGACTGCTAGAGACGATTGAGAAAATGGTGGCAGGTAATCAGTGTGAGGCTTTCTCACCACTCATGCAGGAGATTGAAGAACTTGGGAAGCAAAAGAACGAGAGGTTCAACCTGAAACTGAAAGAAGTGAATGAGAAGCTTCAGCGTCAAGAGATGGAGCTgaaaaggatgagagagagggaggtaaaAAGCATCAGGGGGTTCTTCGATAGGAGGAGAGACAAAGGTAGATCAGCTGAGAAAGCATCTGCAGAGAAAGAAGAAACgacagacagagaagatgaCAGAAGGAGTATCACAAGTGAACTGGAGGAGAGGATGACTTGGTTAACAGAAGACAAGGAAagagaaattcatgaactcggCCTGGAAAACAACAGAGTCATTGCAGCTCTAAAACAGGTCtatagagagaaagatgagcTAGTCATGCAAttagaggagaaagagagagagagtgaagaatTAAGAGAAAAGGTGGATGAGCTACAAGTAAAAGTGCTGGAGCTGGAACGTGTAAGCATGTTAAAAGAGcatgaaaggaaagagagagaagatgagtTGGTAACAAGACATGAAAATGCTGGAAAGGAGATTATTATGCTGAAAGAAAAGTTAGATcacaaagaaaaggaaggagaagAACTAAAGAGGAAGCTTGATGAGACACAGGAGAAGATGGCAGATTCAAACCTGAAGTATGAAGAAGAGCTCTTACAAGGGAAACAAGCGACTGAAAGACAGCTAGCAGAGAGGAAAGTATTTGAGCAAAGGcttgatgaaaaacaaaaagagatgGATGAGTTTAAACTGAGAGCTGACAACAAAGAAAAGGAGCAAAATGAAAGATGGAAGGAAATGAATGAAAGCAGGGAAAGGGAGAAGAATAAACTCAGAGAAATTGTAGAGCTAATGACAAAAGAGATGGAAGAACTGCAGGCTGCTTACCAAGAACAAGTGAAAACATTAGAAGCAGAGAGACAAATGCATGAAAACACTGTGGGAAAAAACTATGAGCTTATGGAAAAGCTTGTGGGGAAAGATGCAGAAATTGTTGCCATGGAGCATAGGCAAAAGGAGCAAGAGATGCACATAAATGCAGAAACTCAAAAGATTGTTGAGGAAAAAGATGTAGAAATAGCTGCACTGACAAAAAGACATATGGAGAGCGAGCAGGAAATTGAAGCACTCAAGCAAGCTATTGATGCCAAACAAAGAAGCatggaaaacattaaaaatgacagtCAGGCAAAAATTGTGGAATTTTCCTCTAGGGTACAACTTTTAGAGGATGAATCCAAAGAGATGGAAGAGTTcctgaaaagagaaaatgtgattCTAAAAGAGGAAATGGACATAATGAAGAACCTGCATGAGGTGAataccagaaaaaaagaagatgaaacAAGACATATGTTAGAGGTGAAGGAAAATTTGATCAATCAGCTACAACAAGAGAATGAAGACAAGGAAATTCTCATAAAAGACCTGGAAAAGCAgctaagagaaagaaaaatcagGGAGAACAATCTACAAAATCAAAATGCAGGACTTGTGCAGGAATTAGAAGAGCTTCGGATAAAGTGTGAGGAGTATAAAAGAGACTCACAGGACGAGAGAGCCAGAAACCagagcaaagagaaagagattaaaGATGTACTAAACCAATATGAAGAAATGGGGAAGGTTAAAGATGCACTGTCCCAAAAGCACattgaagagaaagaaaaggagattTGTCTGTTGAAGCAGACCAATAACATGCTACAAACAGAACTAGAGGTCATGAAGGAACGAGGTAAAGAAATAGAAAAGAACACCGAAAAGATTACAAAATACTATGAGGGGAGACTGTTAGAAAGAATAGGTGAAATGGATGATAAAGATgcggagagagagcaagcgctCCACAGCCGAGAGCAGGAGttgagtgaaagagagcaagtTTGGAGACAAACTGTGCAAGAACTTGAAATATGCAAGAAGGACTTGGAGAAAAGAGAGGAtgaaatgaatgagaaaaaaCAGTTGTTAAGTGAGGAAAAACAAGAGCTGGATAAGAGAGAATGTGAAGTAAGAGACAAGGAACACAAGTTAGAATATCAGTTCAAAAGTAATCAGAGCTGCAGAGAAGATCtagagaaaagagaaatggagcTTTTTAATTTACAGCAAAAATCAGAGCAACAGATTAAGAGGATGTATGAAGAGCTAGAAGCAGCAGAGAAGAGTTTGTCTGAAAAGCAggaaaatgaaatacaaaatatcAGGCAGCAGctagatgagagagagaaagagcaacagAAAATAGAAGAGGAGCTTGTGATGAAAGAACTTAATGTAAAGGAACAGGTAAATCATTTGGAGAGTCACAGACAAAACCTGGATATCCAAGAAATCGAATTAAGCAAAAGAGAGCAACACTTAATAGATTCTGAGCAGATGTATGAGAGCAAGAAACAAGAACTCTCAAAAGCTATGCAGgaactggagaaaaaaacacagaataatgACAGATGGCAAGCAGACCTGACTAAcaaggaaaataattttatacaaaGACTGGATGAATTTCATAAGAAAGAGCAGGATTTTTTACAAAGAGAACATGACCTTGTACTTAAAACCCAAGAACTAATGGACAAAAATCAGACATGGGAACAagagctacagagcacacagcaaAAGCATGCAGCTTCATCTAATCAATGTGAAAAAGAATTAGAAGCTGTTAGACAGGCCTTAGAAATAAGAGAGCAGGAACTAATAAATACACAGAATGAACTTCAGAACAGAAAGCAAGAACTTGCAGataaagagaaacatttagATGAAAAGGAACATCAGATTACATGGAACTATGAAAAATGTGAGGCTGCAGAGAAGATACTGGAAAACAAGCAGAAAGCACAGAGGGATTTATtagaaaagcaagaaaaagaaatagaaaatatcAGGCAACAggtagaagagagagaaaaagaactgaagAAAATGGAAGAAGATCTTGTGAGAAAACAACTTAATTTTAGGCAGGAAGTGAAGGACTTCGAGAATCACAAAGAAAACCTGGAGATGAGAGAAATTGAATTAAGCAAAAGACAGCAAAAATTAATGGATTTGGAGCAGATTTATGAGAATCAGGCTCAAGAATTGTCAAAAGCTGTACAggaactggaaaaaaacacacagcataatgaCAAATGGCAAGCAGAACTAACAAACAAGGAATATGATCTTATtcaaagaatgaatgaatttcaGAATAAAGAGCAGGAGTTTTTACAGAGAAAACATGACTTAGAATTTATAACCCAAGAACTAACAGTCAAGAATCTGGAGAATGAACCACATCAGCAACAGTTCCTGGGCAAACAACAAAACCAGGCAGCTAGAAAATGGGAAATTGACTTAGAAGGTGTTAAACAGGCTTTAGTAGTAAGAGAGCAAGAAGTGGCAAAGAAAGAGGACGAATTTCAGAAAAGAGAACAATATCTGAGGAGTGCAGAAATAAGtctgaagaagagagaggaaattGTGCAAAAAAGGGAAGGAGAAGTACAAATTGACAAACAACAGCTCGACAGCATGTTATATGACTTCAAGAGAAAGCAAGAAGAAATAGAAGAAATGAAGTGTTCTTCAGAAGCAAAACAACATCAGCTGGGCCACCTGGAGAAAGGGCTGGttgacagagaggaaaagataGCAAGTAAAGAACAAGACCTGAAAAACAGATATAAAGAACTAGATGTTAAAGAGCACAGCATGGAGAATTATGAGCTAGGACTAGAATCAAGAGAGAACACTGTCAAACAAAGAGAGCTGGAGTTGTATGAATTAAAGAAAGAGCTGGAATCCAAGAAGAACAATTTAGAGAATTTGAGAAATGAAATGGATAACAAAAAATGTGAACTAAACAATGAAAAAGTACATTTGAAGTTGAAAACAGAGGAGCTGGAAAAGTGGGAAAAATATCTGTATAACAGTGAGCTTAAAATTATAAACCACAATCCCAATTCTGATTTCCAACCTTGGGACAAAACAACAGCATCTTATGGAAACCTAGCAAGAGTTACAGAGAGTCAAAAAATGAATTGGGAAGTTGGAGTGGATTTTAGGACCAGTGAAAGAGACACTAGTGAAAACAATGGAGAAGTTAGCAGTAATACAGCAGAATGGGCAGATTATAAGAGTGTGGAGATGTCatcccaaacaaaaaaacatatatttgaGAACATAAGGCtagcaggcacacacataaGCAAAGGAGCACTAGAAACCAAGACAGAAGAGGAAACTAATCAAGCAAACTGGTTGGtacaggagacagaggaagagggggaggaaTTCTTTGAACCAGCGAGCTCGGACTATCTGCTGACTCAAGGTTTGCCCTGCATGGTTTCTGAACTAAGGGTCGTGCTACTAGGAGAGTCATGGTCATTGCGCCAATCGGCCAAACATACTGTCCTGGGGCAAGATGCTGAGTCTGGAACTCCCTGGAAGGGAAGTGTATGTGACAGGTCACTCATGGTTGTAGAGCCCCATGGGATAAAATGGCGATCATCCAGAGATATAAATGTGAGCTTTCAAAAGGAGCTTCTACAAAATGTGTCACTGTGCACACCTGGCCCTCACGCCTTTGTCATTCTCATACCGGCTTACTTATCTTTTACTGCACAGTACCGGGTATCAGTGGAGCGCACCATGGCCATGCTGGGTGAGGCTGTATGGAGATATACCATTGTTCTGTTCACTTGGGGAGAAGCTCTTGGAGAAAGTGGCCAACAGCACATAAAGAGGAATGGGGACTTAGAATGGCTTGTGAAGAAATGTGGAGGAAGGTATCATGTACTGgataacagacacagggaagCCCATATGATAGAGCTTTTGGAGAAGGTTGATAAGATAGTTGCAGGAAACCACGGAGATTATTATCATACTCAGAGTTATTAA
- the f13a1b gene encoding coagulation factor XIII A chain — protein sequence MTDQETPDTVGMPAPPTVPTVRPKRVSHRGRHVAPLASSNKIDEEVPEFEPFMLLPKGLPPLMEYLDVWDVDMIKQPHEVNKQKHHTNLYSNDYLIVRRAQEFQIKITFNRAYKPVEDKFAVEFVIGASPQYSKGTYIPVFPSKERKSIWRGQVLETSDNVVTIGIITAPDCIVGKYGLYIAVVTPYGIRRTRRDPKLDVYILFNPWSPADAVFLDDEEEREECVLNELGVIYHGAYDDVAERSWNYGQFEFGILDACLFIMDKGDMPLTNRGDPVKVSRKASAMVNSRDDEGVLVGNWSGDYMYGVPPTSWTGSVEILRDYSGSQGMPVGYAQCWVYAAVFNTFLRCLGIPSRVVTNFFSAHDNDGNLKMDIILDDKGRVDRSRTRDSIWNYHCWNECFMARPDLPDGFGGWQVVDATPQETSDGMYRCGPASVAAIKNGQVCYPFDAPFVFAEVNSDVVFYSRSMEGTLQPVKVNTKHVGRMVLTKAVLHDGRRDITDHYKFPEGSAEERLVLEKAEELGCQREKASLRPVDIDVEILAQEVQLGETFDLELQFTNHSAQQHVVDIYISGTVVYYTGVPSAEVVFQTPTVKLDPKQSKKEKLVVRSEAYLKKLLEVQGNLHFIATGKVKKTGQIITAMRLVTVHNPRLTVKVAGSPRVDEEMYVTVEFTNPFMFSLENVYVRVEGPGIMSIQTKQYRIIGPGSSITWTENFSPRRAGSTKMMASLDCAALRQVYGETEVTIQE from the exons ATGACTGACCAGGAGACTCCTGACACTGTGGGGATGCCTGCACCACCTACGGTGCCCACTGTACGCCCCAAACGTGTGTCCCACCGTGGACGCCATGTGGCTCCACTTGCCAGCTCCAACAAGATTGACGAGGAAGTCCCTGAGTTTGAGCCTTTCATGCTTCTGCCCAAAGGGCTTCCACCCCTTATGG AGTACCTGGACGTCTGGGATGTGGACATGATTAAGCAGCCGCATGAAgtgaacaaacaaaagcaccacACCAACCTGTACTCCAACGACTACCTGATTGTACGTCGGGCCCAGGAGTTTCAGATCAAGATCACCTTCAACCGAGCCTACAAGCCTGTGGAGGACAAGTTTGCTGTTGAGTTTGTTATAG GTGCCAGCCCTCAGTACAGCAAAGGGACCTACATACCCGTCTTCCCTTCTAAGGAACGGAAGAGCATATGGCGTGGTCAGGTCCTAGAGACCTCTGACAACGTTGTTACCATTGGCATCATAACCGCGCCGGACTGCATCGTGGGAAAGTATGGGTTGTATATTGCTGTGGTTACTCCCTACGGCATCCGCAGGACAAGAAGAGACCCAAAATTGGACGTTTATATTCTCTTCAACCCCTGGTCACCAG CTGATGCGGTGTTCcttgatgatgaagaggagagggaggagtgtgtgctgaaTGAGTTGGGTGTCATCTATCACGGCGCATATGATGACGTGGCCGAGCGTTCCTGGAACTATGGACAG TTTGAGTTTGGCATTCTGGATGCCTGTCTGTTCATTATGGATAAGGGTGACATGCCCCTCACCAACCGTGGAGATCCTGTCAAAGTCAGCAGAAAGGCATCTGCTATG GTGAACTCACGTGATGATGAAGGTGTGTTGGTGGGGAACTGGAGTGGTGATTACATGTATGGTGTCCCCCCCACCTCCTGGACAGGCAGCGTGGAGATTCTCCGGGACTATTCAGGAAGTCAGGGAATGCCTGTCGGCTATGCCCAGTGTTGGGTCTACGCAGCCGTCTTTAACACAT tcttACGCTGTCTGGGCATACCCAGCAGAGTGGTAACTAACTTCTTCTCTGCCCATGACAACGATGGCAACCTTAAGATGGACATCATATTGGATGACAAAGGCAGAGTGGACAGAAGCCGTACCAGAGACTCCATTTG GAACTACCACTGCTGGAACGAGTGCTTCATGGCCAGGCCTGACCTCCCTGATGGGTTTGGAGGCTGGCAGGTTGTGGATGCTACACCTCAAGAGACCAGTGatg GTATGTACCGGTGTGGTCCTGCTTCAGTGGCAGCCATCAAAAATGGCCAGGTCTGCTACCCTTTTGATGCCCCATTTGTGTTTGCTGAG GTGAACAGTGATGTGGTGTTCTACTCCCGCAGTATGGAAGGTACACTGCAACCGGTGAAGGTGAACACCAAACACGTGGGCCGCATGGTGCTCACCAAAGCCGTGCTGCATGACGGACGCAGAGACATCACTGACCACTACAAGTTCCCAGAAG GTAGTGCAGAGGAGCGTCTGGTCCTGGAGAAGGCTGAGGAGCTTGGTTGTCAGCGGGAGAAGGCTTCTCTTCGTCCAGTGGACATTGATGTGGAGATCCTTGCCCAGGAAGTGCAGCTGGGTGAAACTTTTGACCTGGAGCTGCAGTTCACCAATCACAGTGCGCAGCAGCATGTGGTAGACATCTACATCAGTGGGACCGTAGTCTACTACACGGGCGTGCCGAGCGCTGAAGTCGTGTTTCAGACACCGACCGTGAAACTGGACCCAAAACAGA GTAAAAAGGAGAAATTGGTGGTGCGCAGTGAGGCGTACCTGAAAAAGCTGCTGGAAGTTCAGGGGAACCTGCACTTCATCGCTACTGGGAAGGTCAAAAAGACGGGTCAGATCATCACCGCCATGAGGCTTGTCACTGTGCACAACCCCAGACTTACTGTTAAG GTGGCTGGTTCTCCCAGAGTGGATGAGGAGATGTATGTGACGGTGGAGTTCACCAACCCCTTTATGTTCAGTCTGGAAaacgtgtatgtgcgtgtggaGGGGCCTGGAATCATGTCAATACAAACTAAACAGTACAG aatCATTGGGCCAGGCAGCTCTATAACATGGACGGAGAATTTTAGTCCTCGGAGGGCAGGCAGTACAAAGATGATGGCCAGCCTTGACTGTGCTGCTCTGAGACAG GTGTACGGCGAGACAGAGGTCACCATCCAGGAGTGA